One window from the genome of Comamonas sp. lk encodes:
- a CDS encoding TonB-dependent receptor, with protein sequence MPSRRLPRMRAPAHWRPTVLAMAAAAVSLTSGTLLPLVANAQPATQASDKALRSFSIPAASVETALNQLAREAQIMIAYDPELVQGKQSRGFKGVATIQGVLDSLLESHPLQAQSEGQGAWRIRSAPARALKNPDGVRAQAQERNMGEVTVVAKKDARQQVFETAGSVAVVTREEIDRLPPRNTADVLAEVPGVYTSQSRMDPGVSVNIRGMQDFGRVNVMIDGTRQNYQQSGHGSNGSVYLDPEMIGGVDISKGPTSTVGGAGMIAGVVNFRTLEADDLVKDGQTRGARLNLSSGSNGYHFAGSAALGLKPSEDLDMVMLVSRKKVGEFEKGRRESASSQRDGTTHGVSQLTSQDQTSVLLKSTWRFAPEQQIKFSYIGMDAKFGEKPQSASGGGILNHVRTDTLLANYAWNPSENALVDLKSSLYYTRTRNQAHRYAGGTLDSYAYDLRYQTSTVGGTLENTSRLKWGPKDAALVKTGAEFFHDWTDPQAQALSVGADAGTTALYSGATPKGKRTVASLFGEVNWMHSDWLELTGGLRYDWYGMQGDGRMRVGSLINPPGVRPPATALYTRFKADRNDGAFAPRLALALKPIEAVQLFASVGRGMRPPALTEALMWGQHTGSLFPYYPNPDLRAERSRNWEVGANGMFDDVLSRGDKLRVKAAWFNNKVKDYVTLARIMSPIDTAGGGLLGPYAYVNLQDPFRSKGLELQGDYDNGRVFGSLNYTHMLVNTGKGGYDSFPLGSLTGYPNNNLGQAGDANIWYVLPPKKTASLSAGVRLLDKKLTLGGRMRFQAPSTNSSVWTAQGERYNQKSWRLFDLWASYEISSNAILRVAINNLRDLNYSEMQGGSYFIGPGRTATATLSITF encoded by the coding sequence ATGCCCTCCCGTCGCCTGCCGCGCATGCGTGCTCCTGCCCATTGGCGCCCCACCGTGCTCGCCATGGCTGCTGCTGCCGTCAGCCTGACTTCGGGCACGCTGCTGCCGCTGGTCGCGAATGCTCAGCCTGCCACGCAAGCTTCCGACAAGGCCTTGCGCTCGTTCTCGATTCCGGCTGCGTCCGTGGAGACTGCGCTGAACCAGCTGGCTCGCGAGGCGCAGATCATGATTGCCTACGACCCCGAACTGGTTCAGGGCAAGCAAAGCCGCGGTTTCAAGGGTGTGGCCACGATCCAAGGCGTGCTGGATTCGCTGCTAGAGAGTCATCCTCTGCAAGCGCAAAGCGAAGGGCAGGGCGCATGGCGCATCCGATCGGCTCCGGCACGCGCGCTGAAAAATCCAGACGGTGTTCGAGCCCAAGCGCAGGAGCGCAACATGGGCGAGGTGACCGTGGTCGCCAAAAAGGATGCCCGCCAGCAGGTGTTTGAAACGGCCGGTTCGGTGGCTGTGGTCACACGCGAAGAGATAGACCGGCTGCCGCCGCGCAACACCGCCGATGTGCTTGCCGAGGTGCCAGGGGTGTACACCTCGCAAAGCCGCATGGACCCTGGCGTTTCGGTGAATATCCGGGGCATGCAGGACTTTGGTCGCGTCAACGTGATGATTGACGGTACGCGCCAGAACTACCAGCAAAGCGGCCATGGCTCCAATGGCTCGGTGTACCTGGACCCGGAAATGATCGGTGGCGTGGACATCTCCAAAGGTCCGACCTCCACGGTGGGCGGTGCGGGAATGATTGCCGGTGTCGTCAACTTTCGCACGCTGGAGGCCGACGATCTGGTCAAGGATGGGCAAACCCGCGGGGCACGCCTGAACCTGTCCAGCGGCAGCAATGGCTATCACTTTGCCGGCAGTGCCGCCCTGGGTCTCAAACCCAGCGAAGACCTCGATATGGTGATGCTGGTCAGCCGAAAAAAAGTGGGTGAGTTTGAAAAAGGCCGACGTGAATCAGCTTCGAGTCAAAGGGACGGGACCACCCATGGCGTGAGCCAGCTGACTTCCCAGGATCAGACCTCGGTCCTGCTCAAGAGCACCTGGCGCTTTGCACCCGAGCAGCAGATCAAGTTCAGCTATATCGGCATGGATGCCAAGTTTGGCGAGAAGCCGCAGTCGGCCAGCGGCGGCGGCATTCTCAACCATGTCCGCACCGACACCTTGCTGGCCAACTATGCCTGGAATCCGTCAGAAAACGCCTTGGTGGACCTCAAGTCCAGCCTCTACTACACCCGCACCCGCAACCAGGCCCACCGCTATGCGGGCGGCACGCTGGACTCTTACGCCTACGATCTGCGCTACCAGACCAGCACTGTGGGCGGCACGCTGGAGAACACCTCCCGCCTGAAATGGGGGCCCAAGGATGCGGCACTGGTCAAGACTGGAGCGGAGTTCTTCCATGACTGGACCGATCCGCAGGCGCAGGCTCTGTCCGTGGGGGCCGATGCGGGAACGACGGCTTTGTATTCGGGCGCTACCCCCAAAGGCAAGCGCACCGTGGCCAGTCTGTTTGGTGAAGTCAACTGGATGCACAGCGATTGGCTGGAGCTGACCGGCGGCCTGCGCTATGACTGGTATGGCATGCAGGGCGATGGTCGCATGCGTGTGGGCTCGCTGATCAATCCTCCGGGCGTGCGCCCGCCTGCCACGGCCTTGTACACCCGCTTCAAGGCGGATCGAAACGACGGTGCGTTTGCGCCCCGCCTGGCACTGGCGCTCAAACCGATAGAAGCTGTTCAGCTGTTCGCCAGCGTAGGCCGGGGCATGCGCCCACCGGCGCTGACGGAAGCGCTGATGTGGGGTCAGCACACAGGCAGCCTCTTCCCTTACTATCCCAATCCGGATTTGCGCGCCGAGCGTTCGCGCAACTGGGAAGTCGGTGCCAACGGCATGTTTGACGACGTTCTCAGCCGGGGCGACAAGCTGCGCGTCAAGGCCGCCTGGTTCAACAACAAGGTCAAGGACTATGTGACCCTGGCGCGCATCATGTCGCCCATAGATACCGCCGGCGGCGGCCTGCTGGGGCCGTATGCCTATGTGAATCTGCAGGACCCGTTTCGCAGCAAAGGCCTGGAGCTGCAGGGCGACTATGACAACGGTCGCGTGTTCGGCAGCCTCAATTACACCCACATGCTCGTCAATACCGGCAAAGGGGGGTATGACTCCTTTCCTCTGGGCAGCCTGACGGGCTACCCCAACAACAATCTGGGCCAGGCGGGTGACGCCAACATCTGGTATGTGCTGCCGCCCAAGAAAACCGCCAGCCTGAGCGCGGGTGTGCGACTGCTCGACAAAAAACTCACGCTCGGCGGTCGCATGCGCTTTCAGGCACCCAGCACCAATAGCAGCGTCTGGACGGCACAGGGCGAGCGCTACAACCAGAAGTCCTGGCGGTTATTCGATCTGTGGGCCAGTTACGAGATTTCCTCGAATGCCATCTTGCGTGTCGCCATCAACAACCTGCGCGACCTGAACTACTCAGAAATGCAGGGCGGCAGCTACTTCATCGGCCCGGGTCGCACGGCCACAGCCACCTTGTCGATCACGTTCTGA
- a CDS encoding siderophore-interacting protein: MSINETNSALASHGTDSVMQRVRHPFRSRHVQVLAREQTSPGFIRLTLGGPELEGFVSAGFDDHTKLILPQAGLEKPNLPQIVDGRPHVEGERPTMRDYTPLHFDAAANTLQMEFAVHGTGPAVEWAQNAPVGQWLGLAGPRGSLVIAADLPWHVLLGDETAMPAIERRLAELPAGSRAIVRVQLANAADQRAWSSQAALDLQWVASLADAVDALELPQGEGFVWAAGENRAMADLRKRMLSKPGANPKRMRIASYWKQGESGHHEELGAGN; this comes from the coding sequence ATGTCCATCAACGAGACAAACAGCGCCCTCGCCAGCCATGGCACAGACTCCGTGATGCAGCGCGTGCGCCATCCTTTCCGTTCCCGCCACGTGCAAGTGCTGGCGCGTGAGCAAACCAGCCCCGGCTTTATTCGTCTGACCTTGGGAGGCCCCGAGCTGGAAGGCTTTGTCAGTGCCGGCTTTGACGATCACACCAAGCTCATCCTGCCGCAGGCCGGACTGGAAAAACCCAATTTGCCGCAAATCGTCGACGGCCGCCCGCATGTGGAGGGCGAGCGCCCCACCATGCGCGACTACACGCCGCTGCACTTTGACGCGGCCGCCAACACCTTGCAAATGGAATTTGCCGTCCACGGCACCGGCCCGGCGGTGGAATGGGCGCAAAACGCTCCCGTGGGCCAGTGGCTGGGCTTGGCCGGCCCGCGCGGCAGTCTGGTGATTGCGGCAGACCTGCCCTGGCATGTGCTGCTGGGCGACGAAACCGCCATGCCCGCCATTGAGCGCCGCCTGGCCGAACTGCCCGCAGGCAGCCGCGCCATCGTGCGCGTGCAGCTGGCGAATGCTGCCGATCAGCGTGCCTGGAGCAGCCAGGCCGCACTGGATTTGCAATGGGTGGCTTCGCTGGCCGATGCCGTGGATGCGCTGGAACTGCCCCAGGGCGAAGGCTTTGTCTGGGCGGCGGGCGAGAACCGCGCCATGGCCGATCTGCGCAAGCGCATGCTGAGCAAGCCCGGCGCCAACCCCAAGCGCATGCGCATTGCTTCGTACTGGAAGCAGGGTGAGTCCGGCCACCATGAGGAACTGGGCGCCGGCAACTGA
- a CDS encoding MarR family transcriptional regulator, which produces MNSSLSADVFDALHELVRLFRARMRKSMESVHPELTFNEIRVLVHTGRRPGLTQKDMVEHSHADKAQMARTLAQLEEKGWLLRTASESDKRVRCLQLSAQGQALYVQLRQLRDKVARDLLQDCPESQQAQLLALLQLAGDGAKRRDKQLQQP; this is translated from the coding sequence ATGAATTCATCTTTGTCTGCCGACGTGTTTGACGCGCTGCATGAACTGGTTCGCCTGTTTCGTGCGCGCATGCGCAAATCCATGGAATCCGTACACCCGGAGCTGACCTTCAACGAGATTCGCGTGCTGGTCCATACGGGCCGACGCCCGGGTCTGACGCAAAAGGACATGGTGGAACACAGCCATGCCGACAAGGCGCAGATGGCGCGCACTCTGGCCCAGCTGGAAGAAAAAGGATGGCTGCTGCGCACGGCCAGCGAAAGCGACAAGCGCGTGCGCTGCCTGCAACTGAGCGCGCAGGGCCAGGCGCTGTATGTCCAGCTGCGCCAGCTGCGCGACAAGGTGGCCAGGGATTTGCTGCAGGATTGCCCCGAGTCCCAGCAAGCCCAGCTGCTGGCCTTGCTGCAACTGGCTGGCGACGGCGCCAAACGACGTGACAAACAACTACAGCAGCCATGA
- a CDS encoding catecholate siderophore receptor Fiu yields MAKPNTYIQSRKHSQAGLTSPVSLLAAATALAALGLPAHAQSTDNAPVLKEVKVESAADTGYTPGTISSPKFTQPLVNTTQTVSIIKEQLLQEQGATTLTEALRNVPGAGTFYAGENGNTSTGDAVYMRGFDSSSSIYVDGVRDIGAISRDMFNIEQIEVTKGPAGTDYGRSAPTGAINLVSKQANLTNSFGGSLGFGSASYKRGNVDLNRVINAETGTAVRLNAMVQDSGVAGRDRVANDRWGIAPSFAFGLNSPTRVFVNLLHVKQDNVPDGGVLTIGLPGYSSPDPANRPYLTGASRVNSKNFYGTASDRDNVTADMATLRVEHDFSATTKLRNTTRWGQTKQDYLLTAFMAAGTGTNSIQTPNANDPSTWSMARNINTKDQVNRILTNQTNLNTSFATGTVRHDLSTGLELTREEQTNYGLATAGVVPRVSVYNPDSSIYLPAYLRNGADSKGTTDTVALYAFDTLKFNEQWQANVGLRWDHYKSSYNASAVCTATSTTQPCGSNPVGTVVHTTSDGLSKTGNLLSWKAGLLYKPAPNGSVYLNYALSQQPPGGNNFTLSAVANNSANPNMDPQKAKTAEIGTKWELLDKNLLLTGALFRTEVTNEIVTNPDGSVNQTGKKTVQGLELGVIGQISKAWGMSAGYTVQNTKVANGANVAADASSGLTYTPKNAFSLWSTYQLPFGLTIGGGARYSGGLKRGTDGAVGTPNFTESYWVVDAMASYRVNKNLDIQLNVYNLFDKSYVAAINKSGYRYFPGISRSARLTANFRF; encoded by the coding sequence ATGGCGAAACCCAACACATATATCCAAAGCCGTAAACACTCCCAGGCGGGCCTGACATCACCCGTCAGCCTGCTGGCGGCGGCCACCGCTCTGGCGGCCCTGGGCCTTCCGGCCCATGCTCAGTCCACAGACAACGCTCCCGTCCTCAAGGAAGTGAAGGTCGAAAGCGCTGCCGATACGGGCTACACGCCGGGCACGATTTCCTCGCCCAAGTTCACCCAGCCTCTGGTCAACACCACGCAGACCGTCTCCATCATCAAGGAGCAGCTGTTGCAGGAGCAAGGCGCGACCACGCTGACCGAAGCACTGCGCAATGTGCCCGGCGCCGGCACCTTCTACGCAGGCGAGAACGGCAACACCAGCACGGGCGATGCCGTATACATGCGCGGCTTTGACAGCTCCAGCAGCATTTATGTGGATGGCGTGCGCGACATAGGCGCCATCTCGCGCGATATGTTTAATATCGAGCAGATCGAAGTCACCAAAGGCCCGGCCGGCACCGACTACGGCCGCAGCGCGCCCACCGGCGCTATCAACCTGGTGAGCAAGCAGGCCAATCTGACCAACAGCTTTGGCGGCTCCCTGGGCTTTGGCTCGGCCAGCTACAAGCGCGGCAATGTGGACCTGAACCGCGTGATCAATGCAGAAACCGGTACGGCCGTGCGTCTGAATGCCATGGTGCAAGACTCCGGCGTGGCCGGTCGCGACCGCGTGGCCAACGACCGCTGGGGCATTGCACCCTCGTTCGCCTTTGGCCTGAACTCTCCCACCCGCGTGTTCGTGAACCTGCTGCACGTCAAGCAGGACAATGTGCCCGACGGCGGCGTGCTGACCATAGGCCTGCCTGGCTATAGCTCGCCAGACCCCGCCAATCGCCCTTACCTCACCGGTGCGTCGCGCGTCAACAGCAAGAACTTCTACGGCACGGCCTCCGACCGCGACAACGTGACCGCCGACATGGCCACGCTGCGTGTGGAGCATGATTTCTCTGCCACCACCAAGCTGCGCAACACCACGCGCTGGGGCCAGACCAAGCAGGACTATCTGCTGACCGCCTTCATGGCAGCAGGCACCGGCACCAACAGCATCCAGACACCCAACGCGAATGACCCCTCCACCTGGAGCATGGCGCGCAACATCAATACCAAGGATCAGGTCAACCGCATCCTGACCAACCAGACCAATCTGAACACCAGCTTTGCCACCGGCACGGTGCGCCATGATCTGAGCACCGGCCTGGAACTGACGCGCGAGGAGCAGACCAATTACGGCCTGGCCACCGCCGGCGTCGTGCCCCGCGTCAGCGTGTACAACCCCGACTCCAGCATCTATCTGCCTGCCTATCTGCGCAACGGCGCCGACAGCAAGGGCACGACAGACACGGTGGCCCTGTATGCCTTCGACACGCTCAAGTTCAACGAGCAATGGCAGGCCAATGTGGGTCTGCGCTGGGATCACTACAAGTCTTCCTACAACGCCAGCGCCGTCTGCACGGCGACCTCCACCACCCAGCCTTGCGGCAGCAATCCTGTAGGCACCGTGGTGCACACCACCTCGGACGGCCTGTCCAAGACCGGCAATCTGCTGAGCTGGAAGGCCGGCCTGCTCTACAAGCCCGCACCCAACGGCAGCGTGTACCTGAACTACGCCCTGTCCCAGCAGCCACCGGGCGGCAACAACTTCACGCTGTCTGCCGTGGCCAACAACTCGGCCAATCCCAATATGGATCCGCAAAAGGCCAAGACTGCCGAAATCGGTACCAAGTGGGAGCTGCTGGACAAGAACCTGCTGCTGACCGGCGCGCTGTTCCGCACCGAAGTCACCAATGAAATCGTGACCAACCCCGACGGCAGCGTGAACCAGACCGGCAAGAAGACCGTGCAAGGCCTGGAGCTGGGCGTGATCGGCCAGATCAGCAAGGCCTGGGGCATGAGCGCCGGCTACACCGTGCAAAACACCAAGGTGGCCAACGGCGCCAACGTGGCGGCCGATGCCAGCAGCGGCCTGACCTACACCCCCAAGAACGCCTTCAGCCTGTGGAGCACGTACCAGCTGCCCTTTGGCCTGACGATCGGTGGCGGTGCACGCTACTCCGGTGGCCTCAAGCGCGGCACGGACGGTGCCGTGGGTACGCCCAACTTCACCGAGTCGTACTGGGTGGTGGACGCCATGGCCAGCTACCGCGTCAACAAGAACCTGGACATTCAGCTGAATGTCTACAACCTGTTTGACAAGAGCTATGTGGCAGCCATCAACAAGAGCGGCTACCGCTACTTCCCCGGCATTTCGCGCTCGGCACGTCTGACGGCCAACTTCAGGTTCTAA
- a CDS encoding FecR domain-containing protein, protein MSGFAREPSPAVVQQAIAWMVRLQSGNASPAAWDECLRWREAAPEHALAWERLQCIQGRFASMPPVPAALAQQTMDAARKHMGRRKAMGLLAVAMGTGCTALLLRQPWSESALLADLRTGVGEVRRVVLADGSVLLMDTATAVDLRFDENERRLVLLKGRIALSSGADTGAQHYRPLLVQTMHGRVRALGTRFQTHLQEDGTQVQVQSDAVELQPHGSSEVRVLRQGQQAWFDTGQVHELQASNGDDDAWTDGVLVARSMPLSVFVAQLGRYRLGHLACDERVAQLRISGVFSLKDTERSLDLLQKTWPIELHRRTRYWVTLMPRG, encoded by the coding sequence ATGAGCGGCTTTGCCCGTGAGCCTTCGCCCGCCGTCGTTCAGCAGGCGATTGCATGGATGGTGCGGCTTCAGTCCGGCAACGCCTCGCCAGCTGCCTGGGATGAGTGCCTGCGCTGGAGAGAGGCCGCGCCCGAGCATGCCCTGGCCTGGGAGCGGTTGCAGTGCATTCAAGGCCGTTTCGCCTCCATGCCGCCCGTGCCGGCAGCCCTGGCGCAGCAAACCATGGATGCCGCCCGCAAGCACATGGGGCGGCGCAAGGCCATGGGACTGTTGGCCGTTGCCATGGGCACGGGATGTACGGCGTTGTTGTTGCGCCAGCCTTGGTCTGAAAGCGCCTTGCTTGCCGATCTGCGCACCGGTGTGGGCGAAGTGCGCCGCGTGGTGCTGGCCGATGGCTCGGTGCTGCTCATGGATACCGCGACGGCGGTGGATCTGCGCTTTGATGAGAATGAGCGCCGCCTGGTTTTGCTCAAGGGGCGGATCGCTCTGAGTTCGGGTGCCGATACCGGTGCACAGCATTACAGACCTTTGCTTGTGCAGACGATGCATGGGCGGGTGCGGGCGCTGGGAACCCGGTTTCAAACCCATCTTCAGGAAGACGGCACCCAGGTGCAGGTGCAAAGCGATGCGGTCGAGCTGCAGCCCCATGGTTCTTCCGAAGTGCGAGTTCTGCGCCAGGGCCAGCAAGCCTGGTTTGATACCGGCCAGGTTCATGAGCTGCAGGCAAGTAATGGCGATGACGACGCCTGGACGGATGGCGTACTGGTGGCGCGCAGCATGCCGCTGTCGGTGTTTGTGGCGCAGCTAGGTCGCTATCGGCTCGGTCATCTTGCTTGCGATGAGCGTGTGGCGCAGCTGCGCATTTCCGGAGTGTTCAGCTTGAAGGACACCGAGCGCAGCCTGGACTTGCTGCAGAAAACCTGGCCCATAGAGCTGCACCGACGCACGCGCTACTGGGTCACGCTGATGCCGCGTGGCTGA
- a CDS encoding Fe2+-dependent dioxygenase has product MMLHIPNVLSREQVASMRAAIDAADWVDGRATVGSQGAQVKRNRQLPEDSPIALQQGRIIEQALATNSLFFSAALPARSMPPLFNRYSDSETYGLHVDGAARRVAGAAMGGPQWLRTDLSCTLFLCEPEDYEGGELVVVDTYGTHEVKLPAGDLILYPSSSLHRVEAVTRGERVCSFFWAQSLVRDDSRRALLFEMDQAITRLRAQLGETPETVSLTGNYHNLLRMWAET; this is encoded by the coding sequence ATGATGCTGCATATCCCCAATGTTCTAAGCCGCGAGCAAGTCGCCAGCATGCGTGCCGCCATCGATGCGGCCGATTGGGTGGACGGCCGTGCCACCGTGGGCAGCCAGGGAGCCCAGGTCAAGCGCAATCGCCAGCTGCCCGAGGACTCCCCCATCGCCTTGCAGCAGGGCCGCATCATCGAGCAGGCGCTGGCAACCAATAGCTTGTTTTTCAGCGCCGCCCTGCCCGCGCGCAGCATGCCGCCGCTGTTCAACCGCTACAGCGACAGCGAAACCTACGGTCTGCATGTGGACGGCGCGGCGCGCCGCGTGGCCGGTGCGGCCATGGGCGGCCCCCAGTGGCTGCGCACCGATCTGTCCTGCACGCTGTTTCTCTGCGAGCCCGAAGATTACGAAGGTGGCGAGCTGGTGGTGGTGGACACCTACGGCACGCACGAAGTCAAGCTGCCCGCGGGCGATCTCATCCTCTACCCGTCATCGAGCCTGCACCGGGTCGAAGCCGTCACCCGCGGCGAGCGTGTCTGCTCCTTCTTCTGGGCCCAGAGCCTGGTGCGCGACGACAGCCGCCGCGCCCTGCTATTCGAGATGGATCAGGCCATCACCCGCTTGCGCGCCCAGTTGGGCGAAACGCCAGAGACCGTCAGCCTCACCGGCAACTATCACAACCTGCTGCGCATGTGGGCAGAGACTTAA
- a CDS encoding MBL fold metallo-hydrolase, with product MHPSPISLPAGMTVLERGWLSANNIVFAAQPGDMEGAAVVDTGYVAHAQQTVDLVAATLQGQPLARILNTHLHSDHCGGNAALQAAYPQVQTFIAPGQAALVHDWDEAALSYQPTGQECPRFAISGVLQPGNTVRLSGLDWQIHAAPGHDPHSIVLFEPASRTLISADALWENGFGVVFPEIEGIAAFDEVAATLDVIEQLQPQSIVPGHGSVFTGVDAALALARKRLDGFVQSPERHASYAAKVLLKYKLLEWQSIDLDDLQTWLQNTAYFGMLHRRYFGVQTLQQWQQSLVESLVASGAARVQTLAENRQILHNA from the coding sequence ATGCACCCAAGCCCTATCTCTCTGCCTGCAGGCATGACCGTGCTGGAGCGCGGCTGGCTTTCGGCCAACAACATCGTGTTCGCGGCCCAGCCCGGCGATATGGAAGGGGCTGCGGTGGTGGACACAGGCTATGTGGCCCATGCACAGCAAACCGTGGATCTGGTGGCCGCCACTTTGCAGGGACAGCCGCTGGCACGCATTCTCAACACCCATTTGCATAGCGATCATTGCGGCGGCAATGCGGCGCTGCAGGCGGCTTATCCACAGGTGCAGACTTTCATAGCACCCGGGCAAGCGGCCCTGGTTCATGACTGGGATGAGGCGGCACTGAGCTACCAGCCCACGGGCCAGGAATGCCCGCGCTTTGCCATCAGCGGCGTGCTGCAGCCGGGCAACACGGTGCGGCTCTCGGGTCTGGATTGGCAGATCCACGCCGCGCCCGGGCATGATCCGCATTCCATCGTGTTGTTCGAGCCCGCCAGTCGCACGCTGATCTCGGCCGACGCGCTCTGGGAAAACGGCTTTGGCGTAGTCTTTCCCGAGATCGAAGGGATTGCAGCTTTCGACGAGGTGGCGGCCACGCTGGATGTGATCGAGCAGCTGCAGCCCCAGAGCATCGTTCCCGGCCACGGCAGCGTATTCACCGGCGTGGATGCAGCGTTGGCGTTGGCCCGCAAACGTCTGGATGGCTTTGTGCAATCGCCCGAGCGCCATGCCAGCTATGCCGCCAAGGTGTTGCTCAAATACAAGCTGCTGGAGTGGCAAAGCATTGATCTGGACGATCTGCAGACCTGGCTGCAGAACACTGCTTATTTCGGCATGCTGCATCGCCGCTATTTTGGCGTTCAGACTCTGCAGCAATGGCAGCAATCGCTGGTGGAAAGCCTGGTCGCCAGCGGCGCAGCCCGCGTGCAGACGCTGGCAGAGAATCGCCAGATTCTGCATAACGCCTGA
- a CDS encoding sigma-70 family RNA polymerase sigma factor → MAGAQASSSSLLHTLYSDHHGWLVHWLHRRVHCVQEASDLAQDTFVRLLKQCPPELQEPRAFLATVARSVLIDHCRRMSLERAYLETLALMPEPVSPSPEERAMVLQALEQIDRMLDGLGTRARSAFLLAQLDGLTYKEVAARLGVSLSSVEKYMATAFAHCYRIAYLDAVA, encoded by the coding sequence ATGGCTGGTGCGCAAGCTAGTTCCTCTTCGCTTTTACATACGCTTTATAGCGACCACCATGGATGGTTGGTGCATTGGCTGCACCGGCGCGTGCATTGCGTGCAGGAAGCATCGGATCTGGCGCAGGACACATTTGTGCGCCTTCTCAAACAGTGCCCGCCAGAACTGCAGGAGCCGCGCGCTTTTCTTGCCACCGTGGCGCGCAGCGTGCTCATCGACCATTGCCGGCGCATGTCGCTGGAGCGAGCCTACCTGGAGACTCTGGCGCTGATGCCCGAGCCGGTGAGCCCCTCGCCCGAGGAGCGTGCCATGGTGTTGCAGGCATTGGAGCAGATCGATCGCATGCTTGATGGCCTGGGTACCCGTGCACGCAGTGCCTTTTTGCTGGCTCAGCTCGACGGCCTGACCTACAAAGAGGTGGCCGCACGCCTGGGTGTGTCCCTGAGCTCCGTCGAAAAATACATGGCGACAGCTTTTGCCCACTGCTATCGCATCGCTTATCTGGATGCTGTGGCATGA